A single Pseudomonas brassicacearum DNA region contains:
- a CDS encoding alpha-L-glutamate ligase-like protein produces the protein MFGFWKTWKALEARGIMGINRRNADYVLKYNKRSLYPIVDDKILTKERAIAAGIHVPELYGVISTEKEIDKLDEIIGGRSDFVIKPAQGAGGDGIIVIADRFEGRYRTVSGKIISHEEIEHHVSSILTGLYSLGGHRDRALIEYRVTPDQIFKSISYEGVPDIRIIVLMGYPVMAMLRLPTRQSGGKANLHQGAIGVGVDLATGLTLRGTWLNNIIAKHPDTTNAVDGVQLPYWDGFMKLAAGCHELCGLGYIGVDMVLDQEKGPLILELNARPGLNIQIANDCGLTLRTHAVEAHLEELKARGVTETVEERVAFAQALFGHIAPVEG, from the coding sequence ATGTTCGGTTTCTGGAAGACCTGGAAGGCCCTGGAAGCCCGGGGCATCATGGGCATCAATCGGCGTAATGCCGACTACGTGCTCAAGTACAACAAGCGCAGCCTGTACCCCATCGTCGATGACAAGATCCTCACCAAGGAACGGGCCATCGCCGCCGGCATTCATGTGCCGGAGCTGTACGGGGTGATCTCCACCGAAAAGGAAATCGACAAGCTCGACGAGATCATCGGCGGGCGCAGCGACTTCGTGATCAAACCGGCCCAGGGCGCAGGCGGCGACGGCATCATTGTCATCGCCGACCGTTTCGAGGGTCGCTATCGCACGGTGTCCGGCAAGATCATCAGCCATGAGGAAATCGAGCACCATGTCTCCAGCATCCTCACCGGCCTGTACTCCTTGGGTGGGCACCGTGACCGGGCGCTGATCGAGTACCGCGTGACGCCGGACCAGATCTTCAAGAGCATCAGTTACGAAGGCGTACCGGACATCCGCATCATCGTGCTGATGGGCTATCCGGTGATGGCCATGCTGCGGTTGCCGACCCGTCAGTCCGGCGGCAAGGCCAACCTGCACCAAGGCGCCATCGGCGTGGGCGTCGACCTCGCCACCGGCCTGACCCTGCGCGGCACCTGGCTGAACAACATCATCGCCAAACACCCCGACACCACCAACGCGGTGGACGGCGTGCAACTGCCCTACTGGGACGGCTTCATGAAACTGGCCGCCGGTTGCCATGAACTGTGCGGGCTGGGCTACATCGGCGTCGACATGGTGCTGGACCAGGAAAAAGGCCCATTGATCCTGGAGCTGAACGCCCGGCCAGGGCTGAACATCCAGATCGCCAACGACTGCGGCCTGACCCTGCGCACCCACGCGGTGGAAGCCCACCTGGAAGAACTCAAGGCCCGCGGCGTTACCGAAACCGTGGAAGAGCGCGTGGCGTTTGCCCAGGCGTTGTTCGGGCATATTGCGCCGGTTGAGGGTTGA
- the pabB gene encoding aminodeoxychorismate synthase component I produces the protein MPTCSVHPLPYRANPAEYFAAIRHVPGSVLLDSGRPSAERGRYDLLSAWPLAQLAVLPDESGADFLRRLRIQLTRLGHAVLPTTVQLPFAGGLIGYLSYDFGRHLETLPSHAKDDLQLPDARFGVYDWALVSDHQAGTSQLVFHPHCGEGERQRLIALFSQPTAASVGAFSLEGAMIPDLSAETYRQAFERIQAYIQAGDCYQVNFAQRFRAPCQGDAWAAYQALRAACPTPFSGFQSLPDGGAVLSLSPERFVKVSEGHVETRPIKGTRPRGATPREDAAQAAELLASPKDRAENLMIVDLLRNDLGRTCRIGSVRVPELFSLESYPNVHHLVSSVTGELADDKDALDLIAGSFPGGSITGAPKIRAMQIIDELEPTRRGLYCGSLLYLDVRGEMDSSIAIRSLLVKDGQVCCWGGGGIVADSDWEAEYQESITKVKVLLETLQNL, from the coding sequence ATGCCAACCTGCTCCGTACACCCGCTACCCTACCGCGCCAACCCTGCCGAGTATTTCGCGGCGATCCGTCATGTCCCCGGCAGCGTGCTGCTCGACAGTGGCCGGCCGAGTGCCGAACGTGGGCGTTATGATCTGCTCAGCGCCTGGCCGCTGGCGCAACTGGCGGTGCTGCCGGACGAGAGCGGTGCAGATTTCCTGCGACGCCTGCGCATCCAACTGACACGGCTGGGGCACGCCGTACTGCCTACCACGGTGCAATTGCCCTTTGCCGGCGGCCTGATCGGCTACTTGAGCTATGACTTCGGCCGACACCTCGAAACCTTGCCATCCCACGCCAAGGACGACCTGCAACTGCCCGACGCGCGTTTTGGCGTGTACGACTGGGCGCTGGTCAGCGATCACCAGGCCGGCACCAGCCAATTGGTCTTCCACCCCCATTGCGGCGAAGGCGAACGCCAGCGCCTGATCGCCCTGTTCAGCCAGCCGACTGCGGCCTCCGTTGGCGCCTTCAGCCTCGAAGGAGCGATGATCCCCGACCTCAGCGCCGAAACCTATCGACAGGCCTTCGAGCGTATCCAGGCGTATATCCAGGCGGGTGACTGCTACCAGGTCAATTTTGCCCAGCGCTTTCGCGCGCCCTGCCAGGGCGATGCCTGGGCCGCTTACCAGGCGCTGCGGGCGGCGTGCCCGACGCCGTTTTCCGGTTTCCAGAGCCTGCCCGATGGCGGCGCGGTGCTGAGCCTGTCGCCCGAACGCTTCGTCAAGGTCAGCGAAGGCCATGTGGAAACCCGGCCGATCAAGGGCACCCGGCCCCGCGGAGCAACGCCCCGCGAAGACGCAGCCCAAGCCGCCGAGCTGCTGGCCAGCCCCAAGGACCGGGCGGAAAACCTGATGATTGTCGACCTGCTGCGCAACGACCTGGGCCGCACCTGCCGCATTGGCTCGGTGCGGGTGCCGGAGTTGTTCAGCCTGGAAAGCTACCCGAACGTGCATCACCTGGTCAGCAGCGTGACCGGCGAGTTGGCCGACGACAAGGACGCCTTGGACCTGATCGCCGGCAGCTTCCCCGGTGGCTCGATCACCGGCGCCCCGAAAATCCGCGCCATGCAGATCATCGACGAACTCGAACCGACCCGACGCGGCCTGTATTGCGGCTCGTTGCTGTACCTGGACGTGCGCGGGGAAATGGACAGCTCCATCGCCATCCGTAGCCTGCTGGTCAAGGATGGGCAAGTGTGCTGCTGGGGCGGCGGCGGGATTGTCGCGGATTCGGACTGGGAGGCCGAGTATCAGGAGTCGATTACCAAGGTGAAGGTGTTGCTCGAAACCTTGCAGAACCTTTAA
- the thrH gene encoding bifunctional phosphoserine phosphatase/homoserine phosphotransferase ThrH: MEIACLDLEGVLVPEIWIAFAEKTGIDALRATTRDIPDYDVLMKQRLRILDEHGLKLSDIQEVISTLKPLDGAIDFVDWLRERFQVVILSDTFYEFSQPLMRQLGFPTLLCHRLITDDSGRVTGYQLRQKDPKRQSVLSFKSLYYRVIAAGDSYNDTTMLGEADAGILFHAPENVISEFPQFPAVHSFAELKQEFLKASNRSLSL, from the coding sequence GTGGAAATTGCCTGTCTCGACCTGGAAGGTGTACTGGTCCCGGAGATCTGGATCGCCTTCGCTGAAAAAACCGGGATTGACGCCCTCAGGGCAACCACTCGGGACATTCCCGACTACGACGTGCTGATGAAGCAACGGTTGCGCATTCTCGACGAGCACGGCCTCAAGCTCTCCGACATCCAGGAAGTCATCTCCACCCTCAAGCCGCTGGACGGCGCCATCGACTTCGTCGATTGGCTGCGCGAACGCTTCCAGGTGGTGATTCTTTCCGACACGTTCTACGAATTTTCCCAGCCGTTGATGCGCCAGTTGGGCTTCCCGACGTTGCTCTGCCATCGACTGATTACCGATGACAGCGGGCGGGTGACCGGCTACCAGTTGCGTCAGAAAGATCCCAAGCGCCAGTCGGTCCTGTCTTTCAAGAGCCTTTACTACCGGGTGATTGCCGCGGGAGATTCCTACAACGACACCACGATGCTGGGCGAAGCCGATGCCGGGATTCTGTTCCATGCGCCTGAAAACGTGATCAGCGAATTCCCGCAATTCCCGGCGGTGCACAGCTTTGCCGAGTTGAAGCAGGAGTTTCTCAAGGCTTCGAATCGTAGCCTGAGCCTGTAA
- a CDS encoding phosphoadenylyl-sulfate reductase gives MSPSFDVVELATTYANKSPQDILKLAFAEFGDELWISFSGAEDVVLVDMAWKLNKNVKVFSLDTGRLHPETYRFIDQVREHYKIDIELVSPDYTKLEPFVKEKGLFSFYKDGHGECCGIRKIEPLRRKLTDVRAWATGQRRDQSPGTRSQVAVLEIDTAFSTPERTLYKFNPLSQMTSEEVWGYIRMLELPYNSLHERGFISIGCEPCTRPVLPNQHEREGRWWWEEATQKECGLHAGNIIAKSKTV, from the coding sequence ATGAGCCCATCGTTTGACGTCGTGGAACTCGCCACGACCTATGCCAACAAGTCCCCGCAGGACATCCTCAAACTGGCCTTCGCCGAATTCGGCGACGAGCTGTGGATATCTTTCAGCGGCGCCGAAGACGTGGTGCTGGTGGACATGGCCTGGAAACTGAACAAGAACGTCAAGGTGTTCAGCCTCGACACTGGCCGCTTGCACCCGGAAACCTATCGTTTCATCGACCAGGTGCGCGAGCACTACAAGATCGACATCGAACTGGTGTCGCCGGACTACACGAAACTTGAACCCTTCGTGAAGGAAAAAGGCCTGTTCAGCTTCTACAAGGACGGACACGGCGAGTGCTGCGGCATCCGCAAGATCGAACCGTTGCGGCGCAAACTGACCGATGTCCGCGCCTGGGCCACCGGCCAGCGCCGAGACCAGAGCCCCGGCACCCGCAGCCAGGTGGCGGTGTTGGAAATCGACACGGCGTTTTCCACCCCGGAGCGCACCTTGTACAAGTTCAACCCGCTGTCGCAGATGACCAGCGAAGAAGTCTGGGGCTATATCCGCATGCTGGAACTGCCTTACAACAGCCTGCATGAGCGTGGGTTCATCAGCATCGGCTGCGAGCCCTGCACCCGCCCGGTGCTGCCAAACCAGCACGAGCGTGAAGGCCGTTGGTGGTGGGAAGAAGCCACGCAGAAAGAATGCGGGCTGCACGCCGGGAACATCATCGCCAAATCCAAGACCGTCTAA
- a CDS encoding NCS1 family nucleobase:cation symporter-1 translates to MRTSLSNNIALDLPSTTTALDDNTAAPLALSPRLHNKDLAPTKAEGRRWGRYSIFALWTNDVHNIANYSFAIGLYALGLGGWQILLSLGIGAALVYGFMNLSGYMGQKTGVPFPVISRISFGIHGAQIPALIRAVIAIAWFGIQTYLASVVLRVLLVAIHPGFADYDHDSILGLSSLGWVCFVAIWFVQLVILAYGMEMVRRYEGFAGPVILVTVAALAGWMYTQADATIAWSIREPLTGGEMWRNIFAGGALWLSIYGTLILNFCDFARSSPCRRTIVVGNFWGLPVNILVFAGITILLCGAQFQINGQIIESPTQVIASIPNTFFLVLGCLAFLIVTVAVNIMANFVAPAFVLSNLAPKYLTFRRAGLISAAIAVLILPWNLYNSPLVIVYFLSGLGALLGPLYGVIMVDYWLLRKGRINVPQLYSEDPNGAYFYSNGVNLRAVAAFIPAALIAIVLALVPGFDSVSPFSWLIGASIAGLLYLIIAKRQPYYEDVSGESIAVDNVSH, encoded by the coding sequence ATGCGTACAAGTCTCTCCAATAACATCGCGCTGGATCTGCCCTCCACCACCACGGCCCTCGACGACAACACCGCCGCGCCCCTGGCCCTGAGCCCGAGGCTGCACAATAAAGACCTGGCACCGACCAAGGCCGAAGGTCGACGCTGGGGTCGCTACAGCATCTTTGCCCTGTGGACCAACGACGTGCACAACATCGCCAACTACTCCTTCGCCATCGGCCTGTATGCGCTAGGCCTGGGTGGCTGGCAGATCTTGCTGTCCCTGGGGATTGGCGCGGCGCTGGTGTATGGCTTCATGAACCTGTCCGGCTACATGGGCCAGAAAACCGGGGTGCCGTTCCCGGTGATCAGCCGGATCAGCTTCGGGATTCATGGCGCGCAGATTCCGGCCTTGATCAGGGCGGTCATCGCCATTGCCTGGTTCGGTATCCAGACCTACCTGGCCTCGGTGGTGTTGCGCGTGTTGCTGGTGGCGATCCACCCGGGTTTTGCCGATTACGACCACGACTCGATCCTCGGCCTGTCGAGCCTGGGCTGGGTGTGCTTCGTGGCGATCTGGTTCGTGCAACTGGTGATCCTGGCCTACGGCATGGAGATGGTGCGCCGCTATGAAGGCTTTGCCGGGCCGGTGATCCTGGTGACTGTCGCGGCCCTGGCCGGTTGGATGTACACCCAGGCCGACGCCACCATTGCCTGGTCGATCCGCGAACCGCTGACCGGTGGCGAGATGTGGCGCAATATCTTTGCCGGTGGCGCGCTGTGGCTGTCGATCTACGGCACGCTGATCCTCAATTTCTGCGACTTCGCCCGCTCCTCGCCGTGCCGCCGGACCATCGTCGTCGGCAATTTCTGGGGCCTGCCGGTGAACATCCTGGTGTTTGCCGGGATCACCATCCTGCTCTGCGGTGCGCAGTTCCAGATCAATGGGCAAATCATTGAAAGCCCGACCCAGGTGATTGCCTCGATCCCCAACACCTTCTTCCTCGTATTGGGCTGCCTGGCCTTCCTGATCGTCACCGTGGCGGTGAACATCATGGCCAACTTCGTCGCCCCGGCCTTTGTGCTCAGCAACCTGGCGCCCAAGTACCTGACCTTCCGCCGCGCCGGGCTGATCAGCGCCGCCATTGCCGTGCTGATCCTGCCGTGGAACCTCTACAACAGCCCCCTGGTGATCGTGTATTTCCTGTCCGGCCTCGGCGCCCTGCTCGGGCCGCTGTACGGGGTAATCATGGTCGACTACTGGCTGCTGCGAAAAGGCCGCATCAACGTGCCGCAACTGTATAGCGAGGACCCAAACGGTGCGTATTTCTACAGCAATGGGGTCAACCTGCGCGCGGTGGCGGCGTTCATTCCGGCAGCGCTGATCGCGATTGTCCTGGCGCTGGTGCCTGGTTTTGACAGTGTTTCACCGTTCTCCTGGCTGATTGGCGCTTCAATTGCAGGGCTGCTGTACCTGATCATCGCCAAACGCCAGCCGTACTACGAGGACGTCAGCGGCGAATCCATCGCGGTGGATAACGTCAGTCATTGA
- a CDS encoding aspartate/glutamate racemase family protein: protein MRILVVNVNTTESITQAIARQAQAVAAPGTEIVGLTPHFGADSIEGNFESYLAAIAVMDRVMSYDQPFDAVIQAGYGEHGREGLQELLNVPVVDITDAGASTAMFLGHAYSVVTTLDRTVPLIEDRLKLSGLFDRCASVRASGLAVLELEQDPQRALEAIVQQAELAVSQDKAEVICLGCGGMAGLDEQIRQRTGVPVVDGVTAAVTIAEALVRLGLSTSKVRTYATPRPKTIIGWPGRFGR from the coding sequence ATGCGAATTCTCGTGGTCAACGTCAACACCACTGAATCCATCACCCAGGCTATCGCCCGACAGGCCCAGGCCGTCGCCGCGCCGGGCACCGAGATCGTCGGGCTCACGCCGCATTTCGGTGCCGACTCCATCGAGGGCAATTTTGAAAGCTACCTGGCGGCCATCGCGGTGATGGACCGGGTGATGTCCTACGACCAGCCGTTCGACGCGGTGATCCAGGCCGGCTATGGCGAACACGGTCGTGAAGGCCTGCAGGAGCTGCTCAACGTGCCGGTGGTGGACATCACCGACGCCGGCGCCAGCACCGCCATGTTCCTCGGCCACGCTTATTCGGTGGTCACCACCCTGGACCGCACCGTGCCGCTGATCGAAGACCGGCTCAAGCTGTCCGGCCTGTTCGACCGCTGCGCCTCGGTACGGGCCAGTGGTTTGGCGGTGCTGGAACTGGAGCAGGATCCGCAACGGGCCCTTGAAGCCATCGTCCAACAGGCCGAACTGGCAGTCAGCCAGGACAAGGCCGAAGTGATCTGCCTGGGCTGCGGCGGCATGGCCGGGCTCGACGAGCAGATCCGCCAGCGCACCGGCGTGCCGGTGGTCGATGGGGTGACGGCGGCGGTGACCATTGCCGAAGCGCTGGTGCGGCTGGGGTTGTCGACGTCGAAAGTGCGCACCTACGCGACGCCTCGACCCAAGACCATCATTGGCTGGCCGGGGCGGTTTGGGCGGTGA
- a CDS encoding LysR family transcriptional regulator has protein sequence METFNSIECFVRSAEVGSFAEAARHLSVTPAAVGKSVAKLEARMGVRLFQRSTRSLRLTEAGQLFLGEVGSSFNTIQNAVANLASAGGQPAGTLKVSMGTAFGRLFVVPLLGEFLRRYPAINPDWHFDNRQVDLIGQGFDAAIGGGFELPQGVVARKLTVAHRVLVASTDYLQTHAAVTEPEDLAQHQGILIRSPQTGRVRSWQLTSRNREHSPLTLKTRMTMSDSEADCAAAAQGLGIGLVSMPIAVPFLESGALQRVLPDWYVDDGNISIYYAEHKLLPGKTRAFVDFIIEQFAEQGLARRFSAV, from the coding sequence ATGGAGACCTTCAACAGTATCGAATGCTTCGTGCGCAGCGCCGAAGTGGGCAGCTTTGCCGAGGCGGCGCGACATTTGAGCGTAACCCCGGCCGCGGTGGGAAAAAGCGTCGCCAAGCTGGAGGCGCGAATGGGCGTACGCCTGTTCCAGCGTAGCACCCGCAGCCTGAGGCTGACCGAAGCCGGCCAGTTGTTCCTGGGGGAAGTCGGCAGCAGTTTCAACACCATCCAGAATGCCGTCGCCAACCTGGCCAGCGCCGGTGGGCAACCGGCAGGGACGCTGAAGGTGAGCATGGGCACGGCGTTCGGTCGATTGTTTGTCGTGCCGTTGCTGGGGGAGTTTCTGCGACGCTACCCGGCGATCAACCCGGACTGGCATTTTGATAATCGCCAGGTGGACCTGATTGGCCAGGGCTTCGATGCCGCCATCGGCGGCGGTTTCGAGTTGCCCCAGGGGGTGGTGGCGCGCAAATTGACGGTGGCTCATCGGGTGCTGGTTGCCTCAACCGACTACCTGCAAACCCATGCCGCGGTGACAGAGCCGGAAGATCTGGCACAGCACCAAGGCATCCTGATTCGTTCACCACAAACCGGGCGGGTCCGTTCCTGGCAACTGACCAGCCGCAATCGGGAACACAGCCCGCTGACGCTCAAGACGCGCATGACCATGAGCGATTCGGAAGCCGACTGCGCGGCCGCCGCCCAAGGGCTTGGCATCGGCCTGGTGAGCATGCCGATCGCCGTGCCCTTCCTGGAATCCGGAGCACTGCAGCGGGTGCTGCCGGACTGGTATGTCGACGATGGCAACATCTCCATCTACTACGCCGAACATAAACTGTTGCCGGGCAAGACCCGGGCGTTTGTGGATTTCATCATCGAGCAGTTTGCCGAGCAGGGGTTGGCGCGGCGGTTCAGTGCGGTTTGA
- a CDS encoding 3-oxoacyl-ACP reductase family protein, whose amino-acid sequence MSNQALNGKVALIQGGSRGIGAAIVKRLAAEGAAVAFTYVSSGAKSEELQNSITAAGGKALAIKADSADAEAIRNAVAATVEAFGRLDILVNNAGVLAMGPLDEFKLEDFDQTLAINVRSVFIATQAAARHMGEGGRIINIGSTNADRMPFAGGATYAMSKSALVGLTKGLARDLGPRGITVNNVQPGPVDTDMNPADSDFASSLLSLMAVGRYGNVDEIASFVAYLAGPEAGYITGASLTIDGGFGA is encoded by the coding sequence ATGAGTAACCAAGCACTGAACGGTAAAGTCGCCTTGATCCAGGGCGGTTCTCGCGGCATTGGCGCCGCCATCGTCAAACGCCTGGCAGCAGAAGGCGCCGCCGTGGCCTTCACCTACGTCAGCTCTGGCGCAAAATCCGAAGAACTGCAGAACAGCATCACCGCTGCAGGCGGCAAGGCCCTGGCGATCAAGGCGGACAGCGCCGACGCCGAGGCCATCCGTAACGCCGTCGCGGCCACCGTCGAGGCCTTCGGCCGGCTGGACATCCTGGTCAACAATGCTGGCGTGCTGGCGATGGGGCCGCTGGATGAATTCAAACTCGAAGATTTCGACCAGACCCTGGCCATCAACGTGCGCAGCGTGTTCATCGCCACCCAGGCCGCTGCGCGGCACATGGGCGAAGGGGGCCGGATCATCAACATCGGCAGCACCAACGCCGACCGCATGCCCTTCGCCGGCGGCGCCACATACGCCATGAGCAAATCCGCGCTGGTGGGCCTGACCAAAGGCCTGGCCCGTGACCTCGGGCCACGCGGGATCACCGTCAACAACGTGCAGCCCGGCCCGGTGGACACCGACATGAACCCGGCCGACAGCGACTTCGCCTCCAGCCTGCTGTCGCTGATGGCTGTCGGGCGCTACGGCAACGTCGATGAAATCGCCAGCTTCGTCGCTTACCTGGCAGGGCCGGAAGCCGGTTACATCACTGGTGCCAGCCTGACCATCGACGGTGGTTTCGGCGCCTGA
- a CDS encoding HAD-IA family hydrolase: MNAPLKEFGPIKAVIFDMDGLLLDTEGIYTEVTSIIAERYGRTFDWSVKQNIIGRGATDLANYVVQALELPITPEEFLVIREPLMRERFPHALGMPGAEELVRHLKAHNVPIAVGTSSSSPTFALKTTLHRDWFALFDFIVTADDPEVGAAKPAPDIFLTAARRLGIDPRDCLVFEDSPFGVTAAKAAGMTAIAIPDSAMADEKYAHADGIIRSLKMFQPSLCGLPELEWA, from the coding sequence ATGAATGCACCGCTGAAAGAGTTTGGCCCGATCAAGGCTGTGATTTTCGACATGGATGGGCTGTTGCTGGACACCGAGGGGATCTACACCGAGGTTACCTCCATCATCGCCGAACGCTACGGGCGCACCTTCGATTGGAGCGTCAAGCAGAACATCATCGGGCGCGGGGCCACGGACCTGGCCAATTATGTCGTCCAGGCACTGGAGTTGCCGATCACCCCCGAAGAGTTCCTGGTCATCCGCGAGCCCTTGATGCGTGAGCGCTTTCCTCACGCCTTGGGGATGCCCGGTGCCGAGGAACTGGTGCGGCATTTGAAAGCCCACAACGTTCCGATTGCGGTGGGCACCAGTTCGTCGAGCCCTACGTTTGCACTGAAAACCACCTTGCACCGGGACTGGTTCGCACTGTTCGACTTCATCGTGACGGCGGATGACCCTGAGGTCGGCGCGGCAAAACCGGCGCCGGATATTTTCCTCACGGCTGCCCGGCGCCTGGGTATCGATCCGCGCGATTGCCTGGTGTTCGAGGATTCGCCGTTCGGCGTGACGGCCGCCAAAGCCGCCGGCATGACCGCCATTGCCATTCCGGATTCGGCCATGGCGGATGAAAAATATGCCCACGCCGACGGAATCATCCGTTCCTTGAAAATGTTCCAGCCCAGCCTTTGCGGTCTGCCGGAGTTGGAGTGGGCCTGA
- a CDS encoding glycine zipper domain-containing protein, protein MRLTLSTLVLGLVVAQGAMAAGDGTAAVGGGLGGVLGNVVGQQMGGSTGAAIGAGVGGAAGSAVGARKGSRTEAAIGGGLGSAGGSVVGNRLGGSTGSTIGAGIGGAAGGALGSNLSNDNDGHSGGKKHKHKRKHR, encoded by the coding sequence ATGCGTTTGACTTTGTCCACCTTGGTACTGGGATTGGTGGTTGCCCAGGGCGCGATGGCTGCCGGCGACGGTACCGCCGCGGTCGGCGGTGGTCTGGGCGGTGTGTTGGGCAACGTAGTCGGCCAGCAGATGGGCGGCAGCACCGGCGCCGCGATTGGCGCGGGCGTTGGCGGCGCAGCCGGTAGTGCCGTGGGCGCGCGCAAGGGCAGCCGCACCGAAGCGGCCATTGGCGGTGGCTTGGGTTCGGCCGGCGGTTCGGTTGTCGGTAACCGTCTGGGCGGCTCCACTGGTTCCACCATCGGTGCAGGCATCGGCGGCGCGGCGGGCGGCGCATTGGGCAGCAACCTGTCCAATGACAACGATGGTCATTCCGGTGGCAAGAAGCACAAGCACAAGAGAAAGCATCGTTAA